In Hoeflea ulvae, one genomic interval encodes:
- the rfbB gene encoding dTDP-glucose 4,6-dehydratase yields MRFLVTGGAGFIGSAVCRRLVANPQHRVINLDCLTYAGNLASLQQIENYPNYRFVKADICDSQTVAEILRDEDIDVIMHLAAESHVDRSIDGPEAFIETNIIGTFRLLTAARAYRDSLPAERAARFRFHHVSTDEVFGDLPFDSGIFTEDTPYAPSSPYSASKAASDHLVRAWGHTYGLPVVLSNCSNNYGPFHFPEKLIPLVILNALDEQPLPVYGKGENVRDWLYVEDHAAALEAVATRGRPGQSYNIGGRAERRNIDVVETICRILDGKRPRAGGSSYLDLITMVSDRPGHDRRYAIDPHKTETELGWSADESFESGMAKTIDWYLANDWWWKPIRAQKYAGRRLGERAG; encoded by the coding sequence ATGAGGTTTCTGGTCACCGGCGGCGCCGGATTCATTGGCTCGGCAGTGTGCCGCCGGCTGGTGGCCAATCCGCAGCATCGCGTCATCAATCTCGATTGCCTCACCTATGCCGGCAACCTGGCCTCGCTGCAGCAGATCGAGAACTACCCCAATTACCGCTTTGTGAAGGCTGATATCTGCGACAGCCAGACCGTTGCCGAGATCCTGCGCGACGAAGACATCGACGTGATCATGCATCTGGCAGCCGAAAGCCATGTCGACCGCTCGATCGACGGGCCGGAAGCCTTCATCGAGACCAATATCATCGGCACCTTCCGCCTGCTCACGGCAGCCCGGGCCTATCGCGACAGCCTGCCGGCCGAACGCGCCGCGCGCTTCCGCTTCCATCATGTCTCCACCGACGAGGTCTTTGGCGACCTGCCCTTCGACAGCGGCATCTTCACCGAAGACACCCCCTATGCGCCTTCTTCGCCCTATTCGGCATCAAAAGCCGCCTCCGACCATCTGGTCCGGGCCTGGGGCCACACCTATGGGCTGCCGGTGGTGCTGTCGAACTGCTCCAACAATTACGGACCGTTCCATTTCCCCGAAAAGCTCATTCCGCTGGTCATTCTCAATGCGCTCGATGAACAGCCGCTTCCGGTCTATGGCAAGGGCGAGAATGTGCGCGACTGGCTTTATGTCGAGGACCATGCCGCAGCGCTCGAAGCGGTGGCGACACGCGGCCGGCCGGGTCAGAGCTACAATATCGGCGGCCGCGCCGAACGCCGCAACATCGATGTGGTCGAGACAATATGCCGGATTCTCGACGGCAAACGGCCACGTGCCGGCGGCAGCAGCTATCTCGACCTGATCACCATGGTCTCCGACCGGCCCGGTCATGACCGGCGCTATGCAATTGATCCGCACAAGACCGAGACGGAACTGGGCTGGAGCGCCGACGAGAGCTTCGAAAGCGGCATGGCCAAGACCATCGACTGGTATCTCGCCAATGACTGGTGGTGGAAACCGATCCGTGCGCAAAAATATGCCGGCAGACGGCTAGGCGAAAGGGCCGGTTGA
- the rfbD gene encoding dTDP-4-dehydrorhamnose reductase, with translation MRIAVTGRHGQLALSLQERAAADAGITLICLGRPDLDLSRPGTIAPALAACQADLVINAAAYTAVDAAESDAEAAFAVNATGAGAVASAAAGLGLPVIQISTDYVFDGSAGAPYCETAPTNPVSVYGASKLAGEAAVAAANPRHLIIRTAWVYSPFGANFVKTMLRLAGERDTLRVVDDQIGNPTSALDLADGMLAAARTVLQPGFDRWGVYNIAGSGSTSWAGFAAHVLAESGRAGGPSARVEPIPGSDYVTAATRPSNSRLDCARAETIFGYRAPDWRQSSAEVVRRLLTKV, from the coding sequence ATACGGATCGCAGTCACCGGCAGGCACGGCCAGCTCGCCCTTTCGCTGCAGGAACGCGCCGCAGCCGATGCAGGGATCACCCTGATCTGTCTTGGCCGTCCGGACCTGGACCTCTCCCGGCCCGGCACCATCGCCCCGGCGCTTGCCGCCTGTCAGGCCGATCTTGTCATCAATGCCGCCGCCTATACCGCGGTCGACGCCGCCGAAAGCGATGCGGAGGCGGCTTTTGCCGTCAACGCCACCGGCGCCGGTGCGGTGGCCAGTGCGGCTGCAGGGCTGGGATTGCCGGTGATCCAGATCTCCACCGACTACGTCTTCGACGGTAGCGCCGGCGCGCCCTATTGTGAAACAGCGCCGACCAACCCGGTTTCGGTCTACGGCGCCAGCAAGCTGGCCGGAGAGGCAGCCGTGGCTGCGGCCAATCCGCGTCATCTGATCATCCGCACGGCCTGGGTCTACAGCCCGTTCGGGGCGAATTTCGTCAAGACCATGCTCCGCCTGGCGGGCGAGCGCGACACGCTGCGTGTGGTCGATGACCAGATCGGCAATCCGACATCGGCGCTTGACCTCGCCGACGGCATGCTGGCCGCGGCCCGCACGGTTCTGCAACCAGGCTTTGACAGATGGGGCGTCTACAACATTGCCGGCTCCGGCTCGACCTCCTGGGCCGGGTTCGCCGCTCATGTGCTTGCTGAAAGCGGCCGGGCCGGCGGCCCGAGTGCCAGGGTCGAGCCGATTCCCGGGTCGGATTATGTCACCGCCGCAACTCGACCATCGAATTCCCGGCTCGACTGTGCAAGGGCCGAAACGATCTTCGGCTACCGGGCACCGGACTGGCGGCAGTCTTCGGCGGAAGTTGTCCGCCGGCTGCTGACCAAGGTCTGA
- a CDS encoding class I SAM-dependent methyltransferase, translating to MIDRLSKGALRLRLEIQRRLASLSALWKPRLPVKDNLDFLSSGGSSATGQFMQYEMRLPDHQNAIDLLPGWSSAFPSELGLTAGRIPLFSDARILAALDTYGPIKGQTILEVGPLEGMHTYILNQREPARVDAVEANKLCFLRCLVTKEILKLNRVNFHLGDIRSWLAEKDTVYDLSIASGVLYHMHDPAEFLSLISARSNAIFIWTHFYDEAAMPPSDLRNLPFSGKVEIRDFDGLKLHYHERSYQHANTDASFCGGMRDRHYWMRKDEILLLLAHFGYTDIVELDVNLDHAGGPCASIFARKQPESVPAEP from the coding sequence ATGATTGACAGACTCTCAAAGGGCGCTCTTCGGCTTCGCTTGGAGATCCAGAGACGATTGGCGAGCCTGTCGGCACTCTGGAAGCCGCGCCTGCCCGTCAAGGACAATCTGGATTTTCTCAGTTCCGGCGGCTCATCCGCAACCGGGCAGTTCATGCAATATGAAATGCGGCTGCCCGACCATCAAAATGCAATCGATCTCCTGCCCGGATGGAGCTCGGCATTTCCCTCCGAACTCGGGCTGACGGCAGGCAGGATCCCGCTGTTTTCAGATGCAAGGATCCTCGCCGCGCTCGACACCTATGGTCCGATCAAGGGCCAGACCATTCTCGAGGTGGGACCGCTCGAAGGCATGCACACTTATATTCTCAACCAGCGCGAGCCCGCGCGGGTGGATGCGGTCGAGGCCAACAAGCTGTGCTTCCTGCGTTGTCTCGTCACCAAGGAAATCCTCAAGCTCAACCGGGTGAATTTCCATCTGGGCGATATCCGCAGCTGGCTGGCCGAAAAAGACACGGTCTATGACCTCTCGATCGCCTCCGGCGTGCTCTACCACATGCATGACCCGGCTGAATTCCTGTCGCTGATTTCGGCGCGCTCCAACGCTATCTTCATCTGGACCCATTTCTATGACGAGGCGGCGATGCCCCCGTCCGATCTGCGCAACCTGCCCTTCAGCGGCAAGGTGGAGATCCGGGATTTCGACGGATTGAAACTGCACTATCACGAACGCAGCTATCAGCATGCAAATACCGACGCCTCGTTCTGCGGCGGCATGCGGGACCGTCATTACTGGATGCGCAAGGACGAGATCCTGTTGCTGCTGGCGCATTTTGGCTACACTGACATTGTAGAACTGGATGTGAATCTGGACCATGCCGGCGGTCCGTGTGCCTCGATATTCGCGCGGAAACAGCCGGAATCGGTCCCTGCAGAACCATAG
- a CDS encoding capsule biosynthesis protein: MTKPLDARTQTGQPEVDMAKSAPRGWLSRLGSDRRRQVPPQTIPTLTFDPTVAPVAQAGGKPPRALISFFLMVIIPSLISIFYFTLLASDQFTAEARFAVRSLADDSTEASPGGNLFTMRAASQDSYVVTSFIHSSEILSRLDGKIDYRAIFESPEADFWSRLDPEASREEFLDYWADHVTAYIDGPSSIVTLTVRTFNPDDSVRLATAILEESEKLVNELTIRARDDLLASYRQEVDRTTVQYQQALSDLNRLQKQTGFLSPDDEAKQTGTLLTGLLSQAMELDSRIFVLRQSNGTGSPSYQQLLNARESLTQQIDNLQQRLVGSDDLALTNLITEYSEVETNRIVAEKLFETAKQNYDQAFAAALRKALYLTVFIDPSLPEESFYPRRFVSPLLLSLGFLVFWSLLSLVWASVEDHRL, from the coding sequence ATGACAAAGCCGCTCGACGCGCGCACGCAAACCGGTCAGCCGGAGGTCGACATGGCCAAGTCCGCGCCGCGTGGCTGGCTGAGCCGGCTTGGCTCGGACAGGCGCCGGCAGGTCCCGCCGCAGACGATCCCGACGCTGACCTTCGATCCGACGGTCGCGCCGGTTGCGCAGGCGGGCGGCAAGCCGCCCCGGGCGCTGATCAGCTTCTTCCTGATGGTGATCATCCCGTCGCTGATCTCGATCTTCTATTTCACGCTGCTGGCGTCCGACCAATTTACCGCCGAAGCCCGGTTTGCGGTGCGATCGCTGGCCGATGACAGCACGGAGGCGAGCCCGGGCGGAAACCTCTTCACCATGCGCGCGGCGAGCCAGGATTCCTATGTCGTCACCAGCTTCATCCATTCCTCCGAGATTCTGAGCCGGCTGGATGGCAAGATCGACTACAGGGCCATCTTCGAATCCCCGGAAGCCGACTTCTGGAGCCGCCTCGATCCGGAGGCGTCGCGGGAGGAATTCCTCGATTACTGGGCCGACCACGTCACGGCCTATATCGACGGCCCGTCTTCCATCGTCACCCTGACGGTTCGCACCTTCAATCCCGACGATTCGGTCCGGCTCGCCACCGCGATACTGGAAGAGAGCGAAAAGCTGGTCAACGAGCTGACAATCCGCGCGCGCGACGACCTTCTGGCAAGCTACCGCCAGGAGGTCGACAGAACCACCGTGCAATACCAGCAGGCCCTGTCCGACCTGAACCGGCTGCAAAAACAGACCGGCTTCCTGAGCCCCGATGACGAAGCCAAGCAGACCGGCACATTGCTCACCGGCCTGCTGTCCCAGGCGATGGAACTCGACAGCCGGATATTCGTCCTGCGCCAGTCAAACGGCACCGGATCCCCCAGCTATCAGCAGCTTCTCAATGCCAGGGAAAGCCTCACCCAGCAGATCGACAATCTGCAGCAGCGGCTCGTCGGCAGCGATGACTTGGCGCTGACCAACCTCATCACCGAATATTCGGAGGTGGAGACCAACCGCATCGTCGCCGAGAAACTGTTTGAAACCGCCAAGCAGAACTATGACCAGGCCTTTGCCGCGGCGCTGCGCAAGGCGCTCTACCTGACGGTCTTCATCGATCCGTCCCTGCCCGAGGAATCCTTCTACCCGCGCCGCTTTGTGTCTCCATTGCTGCTGTCGCTCGGATTTCTGGTGTTCTGGTCGCTGCTCTCGCTGGTGTGGGCATCGGTTGAAGACCACAGGCTTTAG
- a CDS encoding ABC transporter ATP-binding protein — MIRFKNVSKHFKTQKHKKIILDQVDFEFDSSHSYGVLGVNGAGKSTTLRMIAGTILPNSGSIRKNVRVSWPLGFAAGFNALMTGKENLNFVARAYGEDVVRVARFVEDFAEIGDYINAPVRTYSSGMMARLAFGLSMAIEFECYLVDEITAVGDASFQQRCKTAFDSRRRNSTIIMVSHSMHTIDEYCDKGILLVDGRMMLYDDVGQAIAAYYRLNR; from the coding sequence GTGATCCGGTTCAAGAACGTTTCCAAGCACTTCAAGACGCAAAAGCACAAGAAGATCATTCTCGACCAGGTCGATTTCGAGTTTGACAGCAGCCATTCCTATGGCGTCCTGGGCGTCAATGGCGCGGGCAAATCCACAACCTTGCGGATGATCGCCGGCACCATCCTCCCCAACTCCGGATCCATACGCAAGAACGTCCGGGTGTCATGGCCGCTTGGCTTTGCCGCCGGCTTCAACGCCCTGATGACCGGCAAGGAAAATCTGAATTTCGTTGCCCGCGCCTATGGCGAGGATGTCGTCAGGGTCGCGCGTTTCGTGGAGGATTTTGCCGAAATCGGCGATTACATCAACGCACCCGTCAGGACCTATTCCTCCGGCATGATGGCGCGGCTGGCCTTCGGACTGTCAATGGCGATCGAGTTCGAATGCTACCTTGTCGACGAGATCACCGCTGTCGGCGACGCCAGCTTCCAGCAGCGGTGCAAGACCGCCTTTGACAGCCGCCGCCGGAATTCCACCATCATCATGGTGTCCCACAGCATGCACACCATTGACGAATATTGCGACAAGGGCATCCTGCTTGTTGATGGTCGCATGATGCTCTATGACGATGTCGGACAAGCCATTGCAGCTTATTACCGGTTGAATCGATAG
- a CDS encoding capsule biosynthesis protein, with product MTHTGQHEDNSGRQQVGIQASRDVSARLTAAARLLRLSTSSRSNLFKIVGLRPRMLDRLFTIVSILLLVFCLIVPSVTALAYYGYFASDQYESETRFTVRSSAPALGNDQIAEVTGIPSAKIVQDTQIAMNFIGSHEMLDVLEERDISLHEIYGDNSIDWWARLPDDASREDLLEYWNHMVSTSVSPSSGIVVVTVRAFTAEDSALLARAILTAAEYVVNRVNDRIWKDVIETSNTNLENAKTQLLEARQALARARNRDGVLTVEGSSAIVTNLISAMEGERLNLQHRYDANLAVVSPTAPQMLVLKREIESKQQQIAELKSQLAGSAEGARNLADVSQEMSQLQLAQSLAEQQFAASLKTVEQIQFVSRQQLLYLESFLDPRTPDEAMYPKRILSIFLSFLASLLLWGALLGILHTIRNQISN from the coding sequence GTGACGCATACTGGTCAGCACGAAGACAATTCGGGTCGTCAGCAGGTCGGGATTCAGGCCAGTCGCGACGTGTCGGCGCGGCTGACGGCGGCCGCCCGTCTGCTGCGGCTCTCGACCTCCTCCAGGAGCAACCTTTTCAAGATCGTCGGGCTGCGCCCGCGCATGCTCGACCGGCTTTTCACCATCGTCTCGATCTTGCTGCTGGTCTTCTGCCTGATCGTGCCGAGTGTTACCGCGCTGGCCTATTACGGCTATTTCGCCTCCGACCAGTATGAATCCGAAACGCGCTTCACCGTCAGGTCCTCGGCCCCTGCGCTGGGCAATGACCAGATCGCCGAGGTTACCGGCATTCCTTCAGCGAAGATCGTCCAGGACACGCAGATCGCCATGAATTTCATCGGCAGCCACGAGATGCTCGATGTGCTGGAAGAGCGCGATATCAGCCTGCACGAAATCTACGGCGACAACTCCATCGACTGGTGGGCGCGGCTGCCCGACGATGCATCGCGGGAGGACCTGCTCGAATACTGGAACCACATGGTGTCCACATCAGTCAGCCCCTCGAGCGGAATTGTCGTGGTCACGGTGCGCGCGTTTACGGCCGAGGATTCCGCGCTGCTGGCACGCGCGATCCTCACCGCCGCGGAATATGTCGTCAACCGGGTGAACGACCGGATCTGGAAGGATGTCATCGAGACATCCAACACCAATCTCGAAAATGCCAAGACCCAGTTGCTCGAAGCCCGGCAGGCCCTGGCCCGCGCCCGCAACCGCGACGGCGTGCTCACCGTCGAAGGCAGCTCCGCCATCGTCACCAATCTGATCAGCGCGATGGAAGGCGAGAGGCTCAACCTGCAGCACCGCTATGATGCCAATCTCGCCGTGGTCTCGCCGACGGCGCCGCAAATGCTTGTGCTCAAGCGCGAGATAGAAAGCAAGCAACAGCAGATCGCCGAACTCAAGAGCCAGCTGGCCGGCAGCGCCGAGGGCGCGCGCAACCTCGCCGATGTGTCACAGGAGATGTCGCAATTGCAACTCGCCCAGAGCCTGGCCGAACAGCAATTCGCAGCCAGCCTGAAGACGGTCGAGCAGATCCAGTTCGTCAGCCGGCAACAGCTCCTGTATCTCGAGAGCTTTCTCGATCCGCGCACGCCGGACGAGGCGATGTATCCGAAGCGGATCCTGTCGATCTTCCTCAGTTTCCTGGCCAGCCTTCTGCTGTGGGGGGCGCTGCTGGGCATCCTGCACACCATACGCAACCAGATTTCGAATTGA
- a CDS encoding ABC transporter permease — translation MSVTPSEIQPRTSIGAALREKRNVMGAVILRDVRSRYFNHGLGFLIVSIWPLVHMLTLLAIYKFIGRQAPYGDSLNVFFATGLIPTLSFMYVSRFMSLSLLLNRPMLAFPVVTVVDIMAARAFLEITAAVLTLCFLFSILLFLGDNPFPADPHQAAYAYLASLLLAVGVGSIAGVIVMFMPFFATVYALTMIFVYVLSGILFVPSSLPEPIAYALSWNPVLHLVEWMRTAYYLGYSDKYLDKTYVLGFGMTSLCLGLLMERVFRLRMLES, via the coding sequence ATGAGCGTGACACCCAGCGAGATACAGCCAAGGACCAGCATCGGGGCCGCCCTGCGGGAGAAGCGGAACGTGATGGGGGCTGTCATCCTGCGGGATGTCAGAAGCCGCTATTTCAATCACGGTCTCGGCTTTCTGATCGTCTCCATCTGGCCGCTGGTGCACATGCTGACCCTGCTTGCCATCTACAAGTTCATCGGACGGCAGGCGCCCTATGGCGACAGTCTCAACGTGTTCTTCGCAACCGGCCTGATTCCAACGCTGTCCTTCATGTATGTCTCGCGTTTCATGTCGCTGTCGCTTCTGCTCAACCGCCCTATGCTGGCCTTTCCGGTTGTCACCGTGGTCGACATTATGGCAGCGCGCGCCTTTCTCGAAATCACCGCAGCCGTGTTGACGCTGTGCTTCCTGTTCTCCATCCTGCTTTTCCTGGGCGACAACCCGTTTCCGGCTGATCCACACCAGGCGGCCTATGCCTATCTGGCAAGTCTCCTGCTGGCGGTCGGCGTCGGGTCGATTGCCGGTGTGATCGTCATGTTCATGCCATTTTTTGCGACCGTCTACGCCCTGACCATGATCTTCGTCTATGTGCTGTCCGGCATCCTGTTTGTCCCCTCCTCGCTGCCCGAACCGATCGCCTATGCCTTGTCCTGGAACCCGGTGCTGCATCTGGTCGAGTGGATGCGCACGGCCTATTATCTCGGCTACAGCGACAAATATCTCGACAAGACCTATGTGCTGGGTTTCGGCATGACATCGCTTTGCCTCGGATTGCTGATGGAAAGGGTGTTTCGCCTCAGGATGCTCGAATCATGA
- a CDS encoding glycosyltransferase family 2 protein, with translation MSDAMGLSVTAGGDLEPDAATGGNAWQSTGNDPFFKIRYPLFRQPIVVAFLRSDRDLIDPKAYIDRGSGFREDDAVTFRSGYGFIIIADVGRLGLNRSFRIDPATLPCEFKFTVETFANRADAERAIGLRQARDMGQARRCDLGRLPRFTLSLDFAPRRRSRNRVSAFVDAQYRLAEAAPTAKLPQDDGIWLSTVVPVYNAPRRHLDDLLRSFESQNIAGTELILSDDASTSEETLKWYQDLGARDRVQIVRNPVNGGIARATNAGLAVASGTWVTLLDHDDVVAPHAFKLIANTLASQPEVRFLYTDELVVNDDLAPKGVMLKPAYDPVLLTGMNYINHFSLYRRDRLQAIGNLRLGFDGSQDYDLLLRYLEGLPEGQILHLPYLAYWWRRSGDTYSQRFIDNATVAARTAISERFARAGMAVNLEPALTPTLHRVTFPVDKETCWPKISIIIPNRDKFELISTIIANLYERTDYPDFEVIVIDNGSTDARVLELYAGYERTQPGFRALIRQEQFNFARAINRGVASASGAHYLMLNNDVEVIEADWLKEMVSCLNFDGTGIVGAKLLYPNDVIQHAGVIVGFGGLAGHWYHNKPRDFGGPMNRLHLRNSMTCVTGAVMLISGECARAVGLWDEEHFAVAYNDVDYCLRAHKAGFRIVWTPYACLYHHESLSRGDDKSGERKLRFDQEKANLQRLHATAGFQDPAINPGYQSGQSVPGLQIPEMLSEARPGFRSGSSGKQASGKSRHQNSANIARQQKE, from the coding sequence ATGAGCGACGCCATGGGGCTTTCCGTAACCGCAGGCGGTGATCTCGAACCCGATGCCGCCACGGGAGGCAACGCCTGGCAAAGCACCGGCAACGATCCGTTCTTCAAAATCCGCTACCCGTTGTTTCGCCAGCCGATCGTGGTCGCCTTTCTCAGGAGCGATCGCGACCTGATCGACCCGAAAGCCTATATCGACCGTGGCTCCGGGTTCCGGGAAGACGACGCCGTCACCTTCAGGTCCGGCTATGGCTTCATCATCATCGCAGATGTCGGGAGACTGGGACTCAACCGCTCGTTTCGCATCGATCCGGCCACCCTTCCCTGCGAATTCAAGTTTACCGTCGAGACTTTTGCAAACCGGGCGGATGCCGAGCGCGCCATCGGCCTGCGGCAGGCCCGCGACATGGGGCAAGCCCGGCGCTGCGATCTCGGGCGGCTTCCCCGCTTTACCCTGTCCCTAGATTTCGCTCCCCGGCGCCGCTCCAGAAACCGGGTCTCAGCCTTCGTCGACGCCCAGTACCGGCTAGCCGAAGCCGCGCCGACGGCGAAGCTGCCGCAGGACGATGGCATCTGGCTGAGCACCGTGGTGCCGGTCTACAATGCGCCACGGCGGCATCTCGATGATCTCCTGCGCTCGTTCGAAAGCCAGAACATTGCTGGCACGGAACTGATCCTGAGCGACGATGCCTCGACTTCCGAAGAAACCCTTAAATGGTATCAGGACCTGGGCGCCCGCGACCGGGTGCAAATCGTCCGCAACCCCGTCAATGGCGGCATCGCCAGGGCAACCAATGCCGGCCTCGCCGTGGCATCGGGCACCTGGGTGACCTTGCTCGATCATGACGACGTCGTCGCGCCGCATGCGTTCAAGCTGATCGCCAACACACTCGCCAGCCAGCCCGAAGTCCGCTTCCTCTATACCGACGAACTGGTGGTCAATGACGACCTCGCCCCAAAAGGGGTCATGCTCAAGCCCGCCTATGACCCGGTTTTGCTCACCGGGATGAACTACATCAACCACTTCTCGCTGTACCGGCGCGACCGGCTGCAGGCGATCGGCAATCTTCGCCTGGGTTTTGACGGGTCGCAGGATTACGACCTGCTGCTGCGTTACCTCGAAGGCCTGCCCGAAGGCCAGATCCTGCATCTGCCCTATTTGGCCTATTGGTGGCGCCGAAGCGGCGATACCTATTCGCAGCGTTTCATCGACAATGCCACCGTGGCGGCGCGGACCGCCATCAGCGAACGCTTTGCGCGCGCCGGCATGGCCGTGAACCTTGAGCCGGCACTGACCCCGACCTTGCACCGTGTCACCTTCCCGGTCGACAAGGAGACCTGCTGGCCGAAAATCTCGATCATCATTCCGAACCGGGACAAGTTCGAGCTGATCTCGACCATTATCGCCAATCTGTACGAGCGCACGGACTATCCGGATTTCGAGGTCATCGTGATCGACAACGGATCGACAGATGCCCGGGTCCTGGAGCTTTACGCCGGATATGAGCGCACGCAGCCCGGTTTCCGCGCGCTGATCAGGCAGGAGCAATTCAACTTTGCGCGCGCGATCAACCGCGGGGTCGCAAGCGCTTCCGGCGCGCATTACCTGATGCTCAACAATGACGTGGAGGTGATCGAGGCGGATTGGCTCAAGGAAATGGTGTCGTGCCTCAATTTTGACGGCACCGGCATCGTCGGCGCAAAACTGCTCTACCCCAATGACGTGATCCAGCATGCAGGCGTTATCGTCGGCTTCGGCGGCCTGGCAGGGCACTGGTATCACAACAAGCCACGCGACTTCGGCGGCCCGATGAACCGGCTGCACCTGCGCAATTCCATGACCTGCGTCACCGGGGCAGTGATGCTGATCTCCGGCGAATGCGCCCGCGCGGTCGGCCTGTGGGATGAAGAGCATTTCGCCGTGGCCTATAATGATGTCGATTACTGCCTGCGCGCCCACAAGGCCGGTTTTCGCATCGTCTGGACGCCCTATGCCTGCCTGTATCACCATGAATCGCTGTCGCGCGGTGATGACAAGTCCGGCGAACGCAAGCTCCGTTTCGACCAGGAAAAGGCCAATCTGCAGCGGCTGCACGCAACGGCCGGATTTCAGGACCCGGCAATCAACCCGGGATACCAGAGCGGCCAGTCTGTGCCGGGCTTGCAGATACCCGAAATGTTGTCTGAGGCCCGACCCGGCTTTCGCAGCGGAAGCTCCGGCAAGCAGGCTTCCGGCAAGTCCCGACACCAAAACTCTGCAAACATCGCCCGGCAGCAAAAAGAATAG
- a CDS encoding glycosyltransferase family 2 protein — protein sequence MRTSDSRTILQWGKIPADTGVSVAISLYNYANHIEECLDSVAAQDFADIQLVIVDDCSRKDDSLAVAKAWMQEHQDRFPSGLLIAHQANCGLAEARNTGFRAAGCDTVFVMDADNTIHPCCIRKLHRALHASEAEASYSQLVMFGDVTDVGYADYWSKPLLAKGPYVDAMALVRKRIWERAGGYTHIDGGWEDYDFWCKLAELEAEVCFVPELLCSYRVHKTSMLRTDTVNRYESLKNVISLRHPWTRLT from the coding sequence ATGCGAACCAGTGACAGCCGTACGATTCTGCAATGGGGGAAAATCCCCGCCGATACGGGCGTGTCCGTCGCCATCAGCCTCTACAATTATGCAAACCATATCGAGGAGTGTCTCGACTCCGTCGCCGCCCAGGACTTTGCCGACATCCAGCTTGTGATCGTCGATGACTGTTCGCGCAAAGACGATTCACTCGCCGTCGCAAAGGCATGGATGCAGGAGCACCAGGACCGTTTTCCCAGCGGCCTGCTGATCGCCCACCAGGCCAATTGCGGCCTCGCGGAAGCCCGCAATACGGGCTTTCGGGCTGCCGGATGTGACACGGTTTTCGTCATGGACGCCGACAACACCATTCACCCGTGCTGTATCCGCAAGCTTCACCGTGCCCTGCATGCCTCCGAAGCCGAGGCGAGCTATAGCCAACTGGTAATGTTCGGCGATGTCACCGATGTGGGTTATGCCGACTATTGGTCGAAACCGCTTCTGGCCAAGGGACCGTATGTCGACGCCATGGCCTTGGTGCGAAAACGCATCTGGGAGCGCGCTGGCGGCTACACCCACATCGACGGGGGGTGGGAGGACTATGATTTCTGGTGCAAGCTCGCCGAACTGGAAGCGGAGGTCTGCTTTGTCCCCGAACTGCTGTGCAGCTACCGGGTACATAAAACATCCATGCTGCGCACCGATACAGTGAACCGTTATGAAAGCCTCAAGAACGTGATTTCGCTGCGCCATCCCTGGACCCGGCTCACATGA